The Papio anubis isolate 15944 chromosome 10, Panubis1.0, whole genome shotgun sequence genome includes the window acttctgacctcaagtgatcagcctggctcaacctcccaaagtagtgagattacaggggtgagccacagtacctggcctACTTTTTTATAGTACACAAAGCTTCATATCAAGTGTGAGCGCCTAATGTAATTAAACAAAGAGAAtactaaatttttgtattaacctaaatttgcaaatgatataaacattggccgggtgcagtggcttatgtctgtaatcccagcacttctgggaggccaaagcctgtggatcacctgaggtcggagtttgagaccagcctggctaacaaaatgagactctgtctctactaaaaatacaaaaattagttgggtgtggtggcacgtacctgtaaacccaactacctgggaggctgaggtacaagaatcgcttgaacctgggaggtggaggttgcagtgagccgagattgtgccactgcactccagcctgggcaagagagcaagactccatctcaaaaaaaaaaaaaaaaattgacacccTGAACTTAAATCCATGAAGTATGTCAATTAAGTTATAATGATTCTAGGATTAACTGTGACATCAATATTTAAAACTAACTTCATTTTTTCATAAGAAAGATACTATGTTGATCTGGATTTGTCTCATAAACCTTGttaaaagcagtttttaattCCATAGATAAATacactatcttttttttatttaattttttgagacggagtctcatttgtcacccaggctggagtgcaatggtgtgatctcggctcactgcaacctcctcctcccaagttcaagtgattatcctgcctcagccttccaagtagctgggactacaggcctgcactaccataccaccacacccgactaagttttattttattttattttttttatttattttttatttattttttgagacggagtctcgttctgtcgcccaggctggagtgcagtggccggatctcagctcactgcaagctccgcctcccgggttcacgccattctccggcctcagcctcccgagtagctgggactacaggcgccggccacctcgcccggctagttttttgtatttttttagtagagacggggtttcaccgggttagccaggatggtctcgatctcctgacctcgtgatccgcccgtctcagcctcccaaagtgctgggattacaggcttgagccaccgcgcccggcccccgactaagttttatatttttagtagagacggagtttcaccattttggccaggctgatcccgaactcctgacctcaggtgatccgccggccttgacctcccaaagtgttgggattacaggcatgagtcaccacacccggccaagtagagtatgtattattttattttgggtggACCTCATGAGAGTCACCTATATCTtatatataacaattaaaaatatttacttaattctAGTTTACGTTATAGATTATAGTATtatctctgcctttttttgtATCAGAGGAACATGCTCATACAGTATgctttatgtaaaataattatctgTATTCCCAGTTAGACCACATGGGGGTCagtgacccacttgaggaggcagtctgtccattctcagagctcaaacaccgtgctaggagaaccactgctctcttcagagctgtcagacagggacctTCAAGTctacagaagtttctgctgccttttgttcagctatgccctgctcccagaggtggagtctacagaggcaggcaggcctgcTAGAGCTGCTGTGGgttccacccagtttgagcttcctggccactttgtttacctactcaagcctcagcaatggcggacgcccATCCATGTTTTAATCTTTATagctattttttgctttttcatcttttttttttttaatctttagaaaGGACACTAGAATTGGTCACTGTGTTGGTTTAGGTTGTAGGCAGCAATATTAGTTGAGTAAGTACCCCTCTCAGTTCACTTTCATTTAGATGGCTATTTTTCTCACTGTACTACAAGTGGATTAGAGTTTATTAAGCAGGGGAGTGGAGGAGATGTGGCACAAATAGAAGTATGTAACATTTGGCCctgcgcgttggctcacgcctgtaatcccagcactttgggagtccgaggcgggtggatcacgaagtcaggagatccagaccatcctggctaacacggtgaaccctttctctactaaaaatacaaaaaattagccgggcgctgtggcgggcacctgtagtcccagctactcaggaggctgaggcaggagaatggcctgaacccgggaggcagagcttgcagtgagccgagattgcaccactgcattccagcctgggagacagagcgagactccctcttaaaaaaaaaaaaaaaaagtacgtaaCAGTCAAACAGAATCtggaatttttgaaaaaatcttTCAGTTATGATTACACAAAGGCTTACTTTCTCCCCCAAGGACACAGGGCCTCTCAAAGGAGAGGAGGGAATAAGTCCCATGGTAGGGCCAGTGGTGCTCCTGGGTTTTGGAATGATCTCTGCGAAGCTTTCAAGGCCAGACTGGGCTCGGGGTCGAGACTTCATAGCAGTTGCAACTAGACCCAGCAAGATGGCTGCGACTGTGAAGCCCTGCGCGGAGATCCAGGTGTGAGCATCGTGAGTTGAGAGTGCTGGCTGTGGCCCTGGTGGAAGCAGTAGAGGCCCTAGGTGAGGGCGGCTGCCGTGCCCAGGCAACCTATGGGTACCCTCAGGTTCTCGCGTGTCTTGCGAAGGAACTTTTCCTTGAAACCCTCTGGATTGCTGTAAACAGTGAGGCTAAACCCCTCAATGAATGGGGACTTCCATGGTTCAAAGGAGGCCTCCAGAGTCACAGGGCCTGGAGTCACCTAGATGGCTATTTTTTATCACAAGCCAATATAGCTGCATTAACTGTTAACTCCGGATTTGCACAACGCATCTCTATTTTGACATCGGGGTTTTGGATTGTGCCTTTCTGACTGTCAAGGCCCTCTAAGTCCAAGGCATCATTTCCTCTGCCAATCCTCAGGCTCTAGTGATTTGCAAG containing:
- the LOC110740820 gene encoding LOW QUALITY PROTEIN: HIG1 domain family member 2A-like (The sequence of the model RefSeq protein was modified relative to this genomic sequence to represent the inferred CDS: deleted 2 bases in 1 codon; substituted 1 base at 1 genomic stop codon), producing MRTVTPGPVTLEASFEPWKSPFIEGFSLTVYSNPEGFKEKFLRKTRENLRVPIGCLGTAAALTXGLYCFHQGHSQHSQLTMHTWISAQGFTVAAILLGLVATAMKSRPRAQSGLESFAEIIPKPRSTTGPTMGLIPSSPLRGPVSLGEKVSLCVIITERFFQKFQILFDCYVLFFFFFKRESRSMGLFDEDCDPMIV